A window of Agrobacterium vitis genomic DNA:
GGTGATCCGTGCGCAGCCGGGGGAAGTGATGCCGCTACATTCGACAGCACTGGGAAAGGCACTGTTGTTCAACTTGTCGGATGATGTTTTGACGAACCTGCTTGGGGAAGGACCTTTCGAGCCCCGTGCGTCAAGAACCCTGACGAACCTGCAAAGCTTGCTTGAACAGTTGCACCTCGCCAATTCGCTCGGTTACGCCACTGCAATCTCGGAGAATATCGAGGGTGTAATCTCCGTGGGGGCCCCGATCTACGATGCGGGCGGTGGCACTCTCGCCGCGATGAGCGTCGCCTTCCCCCGCGCGCTCCAACCCAAAATCAAGATCACTGACATTGCGCAGAAAGTGCTTGGCGCCGCGGCCCGCATTTCCAAAGCCATGGGGTTCGACGACGCGAATTCGAGTAAAAGGAGACCAGAAAGTGATGTTGCTTAATCACGAGCGGCTGCGAGCAGCGATGTCCGCACATCAAATCAACGCCATTGTCGCCACCGCGCCGGAGAACGTGCTCTACACCAGCGGGTTCTGGTCGCTGCCGCAATGGATAAGGCGTGGCCCGCAGGCTTTCGTCGTATGGACGGCAGATGATGTAGAGGAACAGCCTGTCGTCATCGCCGCCACATCGACGCTGGACCTGGTGGCGGATCAACGAGTGGCGGCGACAATACGCCGATATGGTGCCTTCCCCATCGATTGCGCGCCGTCGATCGAACTCGATCCGGTCAGCGCCCATCAGGCGGCGCTTCATGCTCTTGCCGATGACGGTGATCCGATCAGGACACTTGTGCTGGAAATCAGACAGGCCGGACTTGAGAAAGCCAGGATCGGCATCGACGAAATGGGGCTACTGCCCGGCGACAACGAACGACTACGTAGCGATCTGCCCGACGTGGTCTGGGTCATGGCGGCATCGATTTTTCGCAATATCCGTGCCGTCAAAACCCCTCTGGAAATCGACCGACTGAGAACAGTAGCCGCCATTACGGAACGGTCGGTCGCGGCGGCACTCGCTGTCGCAACGGAGGGCGTCACCGAGATCGAGCTCGCAAGGGCATTTCATACGCAAACGGTTCGCGAGGATGCTTTCCCTGTTCTCGGTTGTATCGGTTTTGGCGAACGTAGCGCCCTCATGAACGTCCAGCCTTCCGAACGACGGCTGCGTCATGGCGACATCATTCGGTTCGACGTGGGTGGTCACTATCGCAATTACCGCGCCGATATTGCCCGTATCGCGAGCCTGGGTTCACCCTCCATGGAGATCCAGGCGAAATATGATGCCCTGAACAAGGGCGTTCAACGCGGCATCGAGCTAATCCGGCCTGGCGTTGCAGCTCGCAATGTCTTCCAAGCTGTCGTCGAGACCGTCCGTAGGGAAGGGATTGCTCAGTATCAGCGCAGCCATGTCGGACACGGCATTGGCCTTGACGGCTATGACGCACCGCTCCTTTCGGGGACAAGCAATGACGTTATGGAAGAAGGCATGGTCGTCTGCATCGAGACGCCATATTACGAGCTTGGCCGGATCGGCCTGCAGGTCGAGGACATGCTTGTCGTCCGAGCCGATGGCGCAGAAATGCTCTCGAACAATGGCGACAGCATGATGGTGCTGGGCTGATGGGTCGCGCGTCGGCATATGCCTGCTACCGATGTGGGCAAGAATTCCCTCTCGATGTGTTGATCGATTCCAGGGGATGCCCGAACTGCTTCTCTGAGGCGCCTTCGAACCTCCACATGGTCTATCGAGGCGAAGATAGCAGTCCGCAGGTCGATCCGCATATCGCCCTGCCTTCGCTTTGGCGGTATGCGGATAGGCTGCCGTTCGACAGGCGGTATGCCATCTCGCTTGGCGAAGGTCTCACGCCGCTGCTGCCGACCACAAAGCTTGGTGCAGCAATCGGCGTCCCCAGTCTTCTTGTGAAGAACGAGGGTTGCAATCCGACCTGGTCACACAAGGATCGTTTTTCGACCGTCGCAATCACAGCAGCTGTACATGCGGGAGCGAAGATGGTGGCAACCAGTTCAACCGGCAATGCGGGGGCATCGCTTGCCGCCTATGCCGCGCGGGCAGGACTGCCCTGTATCGTCGCAACACTTGCCGGATCGGCAGGTCCGATGCTGACGCAAATCCACAAGTATGGCGCACGGGTCGTTCCCTTCAAAGACAAATCTGACCGCTGGGCTTTCCTCGCAGAAGGCGTCGAGCGGTTCGGATGGTTTGCGACTTCACCCTATCGCCACCCTGTCGTCGGCAGTCATCCGGTCGGCATAGAGGGTTACAAGACGATCGCTTTCGAAATCGTCGAACAGATGGGCGGCAAGCCGCCCGACTGGTGCGCCTTGCCTGTGTGTTATGGCGACGCGCTGACCGGAATCTGGCTTGGTTTTCGCGAAATGCTTGACCGTGGTGAGATAGACCGGATGCCGAAGATGCTGGCGGCCGAGGTTCACGGGTCTCTGGCGCAGGCCATCGCGCAACAGACGGATCGTATCCCGGATATGCCCGCGGGATTCGACGCGCTGGCAGTTTCGATCGGCGCGACCCGCAGCACCTTCCAGGCACTCAAGGCACTCCGCGACACA
This region includes:
- a CDS encoding IclR family transcriptional regulator — translated: MSNSLSLEKGLHILGLLKSSNEPLGVREVARRLDLSPSVAQRMLNTLASQGYVEQDGDTRRYQIGYAVLGLAQHVFQRGRLLSLTEAELQTMASDSGFNGFLGVRRGATGVYVLAVQSDSPVVIRAQPGEVMPLHSTALGKALLFNLSDDVLTNLLGEGPFEPRASRTLTNLQSLLEQLHLANSLGYATAISENIEGVISVGAPIYDAGGGTLAAMSVAFPRALQPKIKITDIAQKVLGAAARISKAMGFDDANSSKRRPESDVA
- a CDS encoding M24 family metallopeptidase, producing MLLNHERLRAAMSAHQINAIVATAPENVLYTSGFWSLPQWIRRGPQAFVVWTADDVEEQPVVIAATSTLDLVADQRVAATIRRYGAFPIDCAPSIELDPVSAHQAALHALADDGDPIRTLVLEIRQAGLEKARIGIDEMGLLPGDNERLRSDLPDVVWVMAASIFRNIRAVKTPLEIDRLRTVAAITERSVAAALAVATEGVTEIELARAFHTQTVREDAFPVLGCIGFGERSALMNVQPSERRLRHGDIIRFDVGGHYRNYRADIARIASLGSPSMEIQAKYDALNKGVQRGIELIRPGVAARNVFQAVVETVRREGIAQYQRSHVGHGIGLDGYDAPLLSGTSNDVMEEGMVVCIETPYYELGRIGLQVEDMLVVRADGAEMLSNNGDSMMVLG
- a CDS encoding pyridoxal-phosphate dependent enzyme, producing MVYRGEDSSPQVDPHIALPSLWRYADRLPFDRRYAISLGEGLTPLLPTTKLGAAIGVPSLLVKNEGCNPTWSHKDRFSTVAITAAVHAGAKMVATSSTGNAGASLAAYAARAGLPCIVATLAGSAGPMLTQIHKYGARVVPFKDKSDRWAFLAEGVERFGWFATSPYRHPVVGSHPVGIEGYKTIAFEIVEQMGGKPPDWCALPVCYGDALTGIWLGFREMLDRGEIDRMPKMLAAEVHGSLAQAIAQQTDRIPDMPAGFDALAVSIGATRSTFQALKALRDTKGAVLAICNAGLVSLQEKVAATEGLFLELSSTVPIAAIREARQHNIIGHDETVVAVVTASGLKDIDRSTSPDTASPFDNVETALRLFENGGRH